The Centroberyx gerrardi isolate f3 chromosome 24, fCenGer3.hap1.cur.20231027, whole genome shotgun sequence genome includes a region encoding these proteins:
- the lmod2b gene encoding leiomodin-2: MSCFGYRRELSKYEDVDEDELLASLSPEELAELEKELADIEPDANVPIGLRQRDQTDKTPTGTFSREALMKYWENETRKLLEDEIGGGSPKPDEEQEEECVTERNSEAEDEKDDENEKEKKECTKQKEEEEEEQEEEEEEEEEEEEEEEEESEEEEEAVTEEEEEEEEQQDDKTKPEPPKDCGPLTLRVDTPMLLKPQRAEPMRLTPPPLPADPNATGNPTVVDDALERALSNDPELTEVNLNNIDDISQEILIRFAEALRSNTHVRVFSLANTRADDPVALAIAKMLRENSSITSLNIESNYVTGKGVLALVQALPGNNTLTELRFHNQRHMCGGQVEMEMVKILRENYTLIKLGYQFNLPGPRMSMTGILTRNQDRQRQKRLQEQRQQQQQQQGHQGALEGAVNPRTTALKGTPSSSPYSSPRASPWSSPKLPRNDPAKKQTPPAPPPPPPPPPPPPPPPPPPPPPPREKKKPTRKIAEVIRAHEEGSKKEAKTKGKKGKKGRAKERQKEETSSILKELKNALRPVSGERRGEEASRPSTPLRSAHDQLMESIRTSSIRSLKQVDLPHHLR; the protein is encoded by the exons ATGAGCTGCTTCGGGTACCGCAGAGAGCTGAGCAAGTACGAAGATGTTGACGAGGACGAGCTCCTGGCCTCCCTCAGCCCCGAGGAGCTGGCCgagctggagaaggagctggCAGACATCGAGCCTGACGCCAACGTGCCCATCggactcagacagagagaccagaCAGACAAGACCCCGACCGGCACCTTCAGCAGAGAGGCCCTCATGAAGTATTGGGAAAACGAGACGCGCAAACTGCTGGAAGACGAAATAGGCGGAGGCAGCCCCAAACCG GATGAGGAAcaagaggaggagtgtgtgacagaaagaaacagcGAAGCGGAGGATGAAAAAGATGACGAAAacgagaaagaaaagaaagagtgcacaaaacaaaaggaggaggaagaagaagagcaggaggaggaggaggaggaggaggaggaagaggaggaagaagaagaagaggagagtgaggaagaggaagaagcagtaacagaagaggaggaggaggaggaagaacaacaAGATGATAAAACAAAACCTGAACCACCGAAGGATTGTGGTCCTCTGACACTGCGGGTCGACACCCCGATGCTTCTAAAACCTCAGAGGGCGGAGCCTATGAgactgactcctccccctctacCTGCCGACCCCAACGCCACCGGCAACCCCACCGTCGTCGACGACGCTCTCGAACGAGCCCTGAGCAACGACCCTGAACTCACTGAGGTCAACCTCAACAACATTGACGACATCTCACAG GAAATCCTAATCCGATTTGCTGAGGCGTTGAGGTCCAACACACACGTGCGGGTCTTCAGCCTGGCCAACACCCGAGCCGACGACCCCGTGGCGCTGGCCATCGCTAAGATGCTGCGGGAGAACTCATCCATCACCAGCCTGAATATAGAGTCCAACTATGTGACAGGGAAGGGGGTGCTGGCACTGGTTCAAGCACTTCCAGGAAACAACACCCTGACTGAGCTACGCTTCCACAACCAGAGACACATGTGTGGAGGACag gtggagatggagatggtgaAGATTCTGAGGGAGAACTACACCTTGATCAAGCTGGGTTACCAGTTCAACCTCCCCGGTCCCAGGATGAGCATGACTGGGATCCTCACCAGGAACCAGGACCGCCAGAGGCAGAAACGGCTGCAGGaacagaggcagcagcagcagcagcagcagggccacCAGGGGGCGCTGGAGGGAGCTGTTAACCCCCGCACCACTGCGCTG aagGGAACACCTAGTTCATCGCCTTACAGCTCACCCAGAGCCTCCCCATGGTCCTCGCCCAAGCTCCCCCGCAACGACCCGGCTAAGAAGCAGActccccctgctccccctcctcctccccctcctcccccgcctcctcccccacctcctcccccgcctcctccccctccgcgGGAGAAGAAAAAGCCCACCAGGAAGATCGCGGAGGTGATCAGGGCGCACGAGGAGGGCAGCAAGAAGGAGGCCAAGACCaaggggaagaaagggaagaaggggagagcAAAGGAGCGGCAGAAAGAGGAGACGAGCAGCATCCTGAAGGAGCTGAAGAACGCGCTGAGGCCCGTGtcgggggagaggagaggggaggaggccAGCAGGCCCTCCACGCCACTGAGGTCAGCCCACGACCAGCTGATGGAGTCCATCCGCACCAGCAGCATCCGCAGCCTGAAACAG GTGGATCTCCCACATCATCTTCGATAA